CAGCCGAATGCTCACCTTTAGGCAAAAGAGCAACCAGACAAATGAAACCAATCGAACATTCATACCCAAATCAACCAAGTTTATTGGCAAAGTGGTCAAATTTGTCACCTTTAACTAAAAGAGCAACTAAACAAATGAAACCACTCCAACCGGTATATTGTTCTTTTAAACAGTTTTACAAGCTCTCCTTGATCTCTAATTGTATTGTTGAGAAAGATGGTATAAAAAGAGCTCTTTCGGATAAAATTATAGGAGGGTATGGTTCTGCCACATGTTTGTGTTAAACCATTTTTACACTTTGATGCACACAAAGAAAAAAGTTTCCAATCCAACCTATTTCAATCCGTATTACAAAGTGTCGTTTTAATCTAAACTCAAATTTTTTGAACAGCGATATccacatcgaatgctctcatttgtcactcacacgCGCATTAGAAGAAAATCCAATTCGCGACAATGTTGGCAGcaccatcgaaggttgggaaacCACCCAGAGTCTCATTTGTCACTCACATACGCATTAGAAGAAAATCCAATTCGCGACAATGTTGGCAGCACCATCGAAAGTTGGGAAACCACCCAGAGTTGGTTTCATTTGTCACTCACCCAGAGTTGGGAAACCACCCAGAGTCTcagagaccttcccaaatcgcattgatgttgacaGTACCATCAAAAGTTGGAAACTCCCTGCTTAGGGTAAGAATCGAACCTAGGTTGGCAGTACCCCAAGTTGGATCTCACACTCGTACCACTCAAGCCAAGCTTTGGTGGTAATCTAAACTTAATTTAACTCATTACAGTTAATCAGCCCCGCCAAATCATTTTCGCACATCTACTGAAGCACTGTAAAACAACTTTAACTAAATCGTTTTCatacaagaaaaaaaaaattaagtagcAACTCAACTACCCATACGCTGTTGTACATGAGTAGCAATTCTCAATTTTAAAATAAATTTGCCATTCTACATGAGCTTGATTGCAAGATCTTTTTTGTGCAAAATTGACACTTTTGATCACTGGTGACTAAAAAGTTTTTCCGGGAAATGCAAAACACATGGTTCTTCCGTAATAGAGGCGAAAAACGTGTATAGTAAATCACCTTTGATAAACAATCAGCACTTTTAGTTGAACATATTTGGAAGTGGTCTTACCGCCATGAAAGCATCAACCATCTGCATCACaaagttttaataattaaaattagtaTGTCTTCAATTATTATGAGAGGGCAGAGCTACAGTATAAATTGATGCACCCCCCATTTAATCAGTCATTCTCTCTAATCATCGAAATTATTACAGTTGAAAATTCAATATCAAATAAATCACTTTCAGAATGCTCATATTTTTTTggctaaaataatgataacattaaaagcaagtcttttcatcaatagatgaaaaagACGAACAGAAATACAAAAGAACCAAAAGCACTGCTAGGCTTGGACTTCCAGTAAacgaaccctaaacactaaacaagGATCAAGATAAAACTAGAGCCAATCCTCGAGCAACCGGACCACAAAAACGAGCCCGGAACACAAGCAAATACAAGACACAAATCAAAAATCCAAATCTAGCCAACCAATCGACAAGCAACTCAAAAACAGCATGCATACAAACCTATCTCTACCTACTCGACAACCTAAAGCGTCCCATAAAGTTGGCACTTAAAATTTTATCGTTTAAATAGTTAAAAGTTAAACTATTTATCTTTTTAATAACATAACAGAATAAATTATATAAATGACACAAACTGCTGCAAGACTATATTAGAGATTAAAACAAGTTAACATGAGAATACCTCATCAGTAACTGCTGCCCTAGCGGCACGGTGTCTTTCCACTATTTCAGTTAAAACTTCAACTAATCTCTTTTTCACTTCACCTGTAAGCATGCGTCCCGAACCATACTCCTACATAATAAATAAAATCAATATTATTTTGCGGTGGGATTTGACAAAGTTGCATTTTTAAAACGATATAAAGGTATcatcattaataattataatattacctTCCTAATATGTTCAAGTTCATCATCATCCTCCAAGAAGAAACTTAGGTATTTGAAAGGTATATCCACCTACACAATATCCATCCACAAACAAACTGAGATGCTTAGAATACCACATTTGCAATTTGTAGTTGTTGTTCATATAGTCTATTTATTCAGAGAAAAGAACTTGAATTGAGAAAGAACTTAAAGAATAAAACTACATTTCTATATGGTTGGCATGTAATTTCATGTTACGGATCATTCATATACCTCAAGATTCGCTCCATACTTCCTATGATTCTCAACAGAATCTTGCCCTCCTGAGAAAGCATATTTGTTCACCTATATAACACATTTATACGGCACACATTAcacattaaataatattataatttatgcACAACTTTAATTAAATGGAAATTCAAGAAAAGAGAAACTTAAGAACCTTGTTCTTAATATCCTTTTGAGAGTCGGTGACATATATTGCCGAATTAGCATCACTAGCGGACATTTTGCCTGTCTCTCCCTGATAATTTTAGCAAGCAAGATAAAACATGTCATATAGAATTATAAACAGATAGCGCCTAGCAGTTTTAAACATATATAGATGAATTCCAATTGCGAAATTATCAGCAAAAATATGAAGGAAATGTACCTGAAGGGCTGGAAAGAATAACGACTCTATTAATGCAGGCTTGTTATAACCTAAACGAGGAGCAACATCCCTTGTCATCCTAAAATAAGGATCCTAAAACACTCACAAAACTAAGATTAGAGTTACTAGCTCAATTTAACTTATTTTTATCTAATAGATGAGACGGGTAAAATTCGTTCAAGGAGAATATTATTGCATAAAACTACATTGACAGTACTTTCaaagtagtaataatatattgCTTGTAATTATACTTAACACATTAACATTTTACAAAAGTTCAAAAGATTTTGCCATCAAGTGTTTAGGGTAAACCCAATCAAACACGACCTATTCAACACATTGTCAATGAAAACAGAGTTCCTCAAATCTAATTCAATGTGTCTTCACACTCAACCATAATAGAAATTATTCATACAACCTCTGATTAATTATTTTAAGATAGAAAAACTATTTATGTTTTAGAACATATTATAATCAGATTTCCAGAACTTGTGAATACTTTTTCTAAGTTTCTATGATTACATTAAACACCATTTGCACATAGTGGCCATCACCTTTAAGATTGAAGTCCAAAACGAATTCAACGTTTTGAACTTTgatacattaaaaaaaaaaaaaaaaaaaaaaaaaaaaaaaaaaaaaagaggaaattataatacatatatagaGAAAAAACAATAACCTGGTCAATTGCACATGGAATCAAACAGCGGAGTTTATCCTTCCCAGAAAACAAATGTGGGAAGGAACTAGGAAATGATGGAACAGCCTGCATAtcaagaaattttttttaaaaaaaaaaaaaaaaaacagacacGTACTTGAGATAAAATTACTTGAATACTTACATTTCTAAACCCTAAAAACCAAATGGTAACATATACAGTCAATTGGACACTAGTCACAAGATGGAAAGTAACCTATTTTTTTAAATCATAGCTCATTCAATTGCATTTTACATCTTCTCAAGAAAACCAAAATAATCAACATTACTCTACACAACTATAAACACATCAACGGAAGAAGACTTTAGAAATTGGAAAATCAATAAAACCTTTATTGATTTTGTATTCTTAAAATTTATGTTTCACCTTTTTCAGAACTCGATTATATATGCTCTAACACTATCTTATACGCCTTAAAGATCAGATTCTCTACTGAACCATAAgtaattaaatatatcaaataataaAGTTGAGACATTGCAAATTTGAAAATTCTAACCTGGACAGGTGGGAAACTGATCTTTCCAATATGATCTTCACCAGTGAACCCAAATATACCAACAACCTGCATTTAAATATCCTTGGTGAATCCTTGTAAAAAGGGAACGAGCAGATAGCACGTTAGGAGTAATAACAATGTGAAAGAATGGTCAATGATTATAGCAACTATGTCACACTAAAATAATCACCTTGTTGTACGTGACACATTTTGAAACCTTTACCATGTTCTCATAAAACGCACTGCACAAAAACTTCTCACATTAGATAGAAATGTCAATACAACAAaccaatagaagaaattcaaagcATTAAACAAAACAAAAACTGAATTCAATTAAACATCCTTTTGAAGCAGTTGAAACATACACATACAGTTAGCACCAAGTCTGAATCCCAAAAAATCCTTACTCAGGAGTCAAATAGGTCAAAAGGCACCCACAATGTATttctaatatttttttaatttaaatttttaaaCAACTTATTTCAAAAGAACAGTGCACAAAAGGAGTCATGATCAACCCGACCCTGCTGCTTCTAGTGGTTACCCAACGCACTTAATCCACCCACTTTGCTACCTATAAGTAGATAACTAAAATGATCATATATAATTCACCATCTAATGTATATAACTTTCTGAAGCTATTCACTCATGTTATTTGATGACATATAATCGTTTTGTATAGTGCAGTTCCTCTAAGTAGCCCAATAATTCACCCAAATGCTAAAAATTCTATGTGTCAAGAATCGAGATCAAGAACCAGCTTCAATTTTGTAAGTGGGAATTAAAGATTGGTACTATTTCCAACATATTAACCAGTATCACATGAAGTATATATTGACACAAAATCTTTTAGCAAGTTGACAAAATTTATCGAACATGAATATTTATGAAACAGTATAATTTAATGCATAAGCAGCGTGATGCGAACAGTACTTACCCACCGACATAATCAAAGTCTGAAAATATGAAGGTTCTTGAGATGTCAAATCCACAAGCAATTATATCTTTTGCATTCTCACGAGCAAGTCTCTTGCTTTCCTCTACTGTAAGATTTTTCCACATGCATTTTTCATCATCTGTTAGTTGTATGACTAGAGGAACCTTAAAAGCCTCCTGCAAATATCTGTAAACATGTCTTAGAGCATGTTCGGAAAATTTTACATGAACATTCCATCTTTGACTAGAAGTTATAATTGGTCAATTAGTTTCTGTTTTATCTCAAACGGGCCGAAACAACAGCTAAAAGAGAACTGGTCAAACAGATTAAAAGGTATCCCTAGGCTAACTTATATAAAAACAATCCATAACATGAACTTTAACGGAGAGTTTTGACTAAAAAAAATGTCTTTGTAATCATAATAACAAACTAGTTATTcataaaataaaacaaaaacatTCTTTAACAAAAGTGTAATCCATCACCGTGCCACAATTCTTGGAACTTTGATTATTAGTTGGTGAGACACCAGCCTTGCTAATattgcatataatatatttactctATAAAAATGTGCATTATCATTTAATAAATATTGCATAATTTACAATTTTAGGTATATAACTGAAAGAGCTTACTGGGTGAACATGAAAGGCACAAGATGACCCAAATGCAACGCCTCAGAGGATGGACCTCTACCTGTGTAGAGGTaaaacttttcaccacgttcaTAACCATCCAATATCTCATTGAAATCCCTGTTACGTAATACAAACATATACATAATGAATCAAGTAAATAATGCATGTATTGTGCATTCAATTCATGTATCACGTATATCCTTGTTACCAAATAAAACTGAAGACGTCAACTATTCAAATGCATATATCAGGACTACATAGcataaatattcacatcaattcaaTTAATAACCATTAGTATCAGTTATCATAACAAGTAGGCTGAAAAGTATTTTAGTGAACTGCAACCTCATTCAACGAAGATATGCCTTTTAATAACTAACTAAAGTATGTgaattattaaaatgtataaaacCCTAAGAAAACTCAATGACTCTTCAAATATGTTGAATATAAACCCTAAAAAACTAGTAATAACATATATAAATACACATACACTCATGTTCAATGATATGCAAAGAAATATTCAGTCCCTTCATTCATATAACCAACATTTGAAATGGGAATTACTAAAAAGCAACAAAATTGAAGTAAATTACATAATCAGTTGTTTAGTACCTGTGAGCAAAGAACACATTACGGCGAAGAAATATATGAGGAGAACGATTGGTGAGTTTATAAACACGGTCAACGAAAGATTGGTCAAGTCGTTGGCAACCAAATTGGtcaattaatttatcataatcgatcTTTCCTTTTGCAGAAACTTCCCATGGATTTACTACTTGTTCTTCTTCTTTTTGCTCTGTTTTCGCTTCATTCTCTTTCTCCATCTATACGAATAGGTATAGGTATATTAGGTATTAggggtgtgtgtgtgtatgtatgtataatgtAATGTAATCCAAAATCCCTTTTTTCAATTTGTATTTCCGCCTCCTATGAGAAAGACTGGTTCACAATGCGAAAGGTAAAACCCTTCCCTTTGTGACTTTATAGTTTTAGACCGGACTGGCCGGATTAAATCGAACCGGTTCGCACCGAGGAAAAGAATTAATAATTTATTACGTGTTTCATACCCATAGTATGCTGTTTTGGCATGTTTCATCCCTAAAGAAAAATCATTTCATTATTAGTCCACGTGACGTGCAATTTTGATCAATCAACTCCATTTGGCATTTGATTCCTTACATTCACTATAATAATGTTTAACTCCTTTCTCTCCAATTTACATTTTCTAATGTTGAAATTTAACATGAATTTCATGAACTAATTTACTAAACTAAACATAATATATGAAAAAATTTAGGAGTATATTTTTTTATCTATCTGAATTTCTGATTTATTTTACGAGCAAACTAATTTCCGGACGAGAATCCAAGTTCTAACTAACCAGCTACCACCCTCGTAGTTATATTAATCTTATTTTAAGTGTACTTTTTTTTCAATTTTTATAAGGGAAAACATATACAATGACATGACAATGACAATTGATGTTAACTGATACAAATAATTATGAAACAATATGACATAAAGGTTAATGAAGATCAAAAACTGACTTTGCCACGTCAAAGACAGATTACACTTATTTGCCAAAAGGTACATCATCTCTCTTTGACGTCACAAGCAGAGTTAACAAGAGTCTAAGTCATATATAGAAAAAATAAATAACTTTTAGCGACCTGAAAAAGTTATTTTCTTTATACCCAAACAGTTTATGCATATATTATACTACACGATGCTAAATTATATGTTGTATGTGTTTTCTCGCAAGTAATGTGTTTGTGTCGTGTTTCATGGCAATTGCAAGTATATGAGTAATTTTTTGTGTCGTGCTTCACAAAACATGTGTGAGATAAGTTTTTCAACTAACAATAGAGGTTATAAAACTTCTATGTTTTTTCTTTCTCTTGAGTTACAAAAATAATGCTTCGATTACAGGAGCTTCCACTACCATGATAATTTTGTTAGGAACGATTAGCAAGTTCTAACAAGACTTAACAACCAACTGGTTATCAAACCCACGAGACAATAAACGAGTATATGCGATGAACACGAAGATACTAGCAAGAGTGATTAACTGATTATATGCAATCAATGATATTGTTTTAATCAACGGCCAACCAAAGAGTATTCTTATCAATATTTCGTAGGTATACATTACAGGTTACATATGGGTGTATTTATAGTGCAAAACGATAACGAACTCGAAGCAAGAGCGAACTCCTAGTCGAAATCCAACTCTGGTCGCATAATTTCACGGTCTCAACCACCTCCTTCCCGGTCGTGACGTCCATGCTTCCAGCTTGCTGCTCGACTGCCTAAATCTCGCGGGCGCAATATTGTATCTCCCAGTCGCGAAAAACCTTAAATAGCAGCATTCTTCGTTTTCCCGTTTAACTTGATTCGCACTCAACAATCTTCCACTTGAAGAGATGTTAAACAACACCCAACTTCAACTTGTTTTCCATCCCACAACAATAACCCGACCCGCTTATTACACCTCCTTTTGATACCTCCGGATTTGACACCTGAATCACGTCGCACTTTGCTCATTAACCCACAACCAAGTGCAGTCTTTAGACACCAAAAAATACCGCTGAGCTATAATTCGATCTTTAAGTTACTAGCATGGAACCAAGAACATCTTTGGATACGACACCTATCTCCTTAGTTTAGTACTGGTTACCGAAATACTAGTGTTGCTCGATATTGAAGATGTATTCGATTAATAGAAAGGCATTTTTTATCGCATATATCGTAttccgtatatatatgtataattataattataattataattatatttataatttgtaacagtatgtttaaaaatatatatatatatatatatatttgttggaGAAAGACAATGGACTAAAATTTAAAATTAGTTAAATAATAAAGTTTCATTTCACTTTTTAATTTACAATATTTTTTTCTTCAAATTTTTTTTACTTAAACTATTGTTAAATATTTTTTTAATTGCAGTTGCTCGTACAAGTAGAATTTTTTACACTCAAATCTTAAACCCTCTGCTGCTCAAAAACCCACTCTTATCCATTTCGTTCTTCCCAGGAACCTCCAACACACCATGAtttcttcatcttcaacttcctaaTCAAAACCCTAAATTCATTCAATTACACACACGGATAAACTCATACGCTACCTCACCACACCCAAATTCATGGCTAATTTACTCTCATACGCACAAATTCCCCTCAATTTCACCAGAAGCCATGTCGATTCACGTTTTAATTCCTCTCAATTTCACCAAAATGCAGTCGTTGTTCGCGCTTCTGCAGTATCACAAAAGCGAAAAAAACAGTCACAACAGAAGGACGATGAATCATTGTTGTCAGTAACAACGATGGAGAAGGGGCTGAGATTGTTGTTTATGGAGGATTTGATGGAACATGCACGAAATCGTGATGTTGGTGGCGTTTCGGAAGTTATTTATGATATGATTGCTGCTGGTATTAATCCTGGACCTAGGTCATTTCATGGTTTGGTGATTTCTCATACTCTTAATGGTGATTATGAAGGCGCTGTAAGTATTGTTTTTGAGCTACAATTCGTGTCAATCTATTTGATCTAATGTGGATTTTAGTTAGTCTGATCGATAATGTATTAGAATTGTTAATATAATT
The window above is part of the Rutidosis leptorrhynchoides isolate AG116_Rl617_1_P2 chromosome 1, CSIRO_AGI_Rlap_v1, whole genome shotgun sequence genome. Proteins encoded here:
- the LOC139857490 gene encoding tryptophan--tRNA ligase, cytoplasmic, producing the protein MEKENEAKTEQKEEEQVVNPWEVSAKGKIDYDKLIDQFGCQRLDQSFVDRVYKLTNRSPHIFLRRNVFFAHRDFNEILDGYERGEKFYLYTGRGPSSEALHLGHLVPFMFTQYLQEAFKVPLVIQLTDDEKCMWKNLTVEESKRLARENAKDIIACGFDISRTFIFSDFDYVGGAFYENMVKVSKCVTYNKVVGIFGFTGEDHIGKISFPPVQAVPSFPSSFPHLFSGKDKLRCLIPCAIDQDPYFRMTRDVAPRLGYNKPALIESLFFPALQGETGKMSASDANSAIYVTDSQKDIKNKVNKYAFSGGQDSVENHRKYGANLEVDIPFKYLSFFLEDDDELEHIRKEYGSGRMLTGEVKKRLVEVLTEIVERHRAARAAVTDEMVDAFMAVRPLPNMFN